A genome region from Candidatus Poribacteria bacterium includes the following:
- a CDS encoding TonB-dependent receptor plug domain-containing protein encodes MKSFFSLLMFFWVPAIAFSQTGTIEGTVYNSVTKEPLVGVEILILEIDARQKTDETGKFVFSAIPAGNYILITTIPDLELQQRTAIVVVAGETLKPDIYMETAQYRLEEVEVIDERDPKTVSKKSLQAEEITRLPGTGGDVLRALPAIPGIGVANDFSGALYIRGGSDEDNLYYFDRVPVGYPYHFGGLVSSLSSEIIDRIDVYAGGYGAEYGVDSQAVIDIYSQDSSPADLRGKFNLNLLYSEGLFQGKIGEDGFWYAAGRRSYIDLFIGSLAFETGSITAFPRFWDYQLKAGYDLNEKHQFFFNLFASGDRFSLKLDGENVDEDFRGNSSFESGFEGGGIHLRSFLTERLTSYLSLTRSKFLFDVNFGPAFELEIDAPSYVLREDLTYELNPKHRLESGLILGLEPGQVNGTFARIPDEGEVEYDIRLEEKVAVDEYVRGQRIEGYLQDRYALLPFLSVVFGLRFDYFNRTDELSIQPRGSLLVELPNSSELQFAYGIYNQTPLPALLSSNVGNPALKSSRASHYILELKRPLSQDTEIKMAAYYKDLTGLVTADEEATYLNQGVGYAQGTEIFLRHQSGNKLFGWISYAYALSKRRDRAGEPYRFYSFDQTHVATLAASYNLTPTWEIGAKWQYRTGNPYTPVEDATQIKDPRNGKPIYSPVYAETNSGRLPPYHRLDLRVSKTFQFGGWRLGFFLELLNAYNRKNLLDFRYSYSIDDTALENGDQFPIADQLPIIVEREDVNQLPILPYLGITAEF; translated from the coding sequence ATGAAGTCTTTTTTTTCGCTACTAATGTTTTTTTGGGTTCCCGCGATTGCCTTTTCCCAAACCGGAACAATTGAGGGCACTGTCTATAATAGTGTGACAAAGGAACCATTGGTAGGTGTAGAAATTCTCATCCTCGAAATCGATGCACGCCAGAAAACGGATGAAACTGGAAAGTTCGTTTTCAGTGCCATTCCTGCAGGAAACTATATCTTAATTACCACAATACCTGATCTTGAATTGCAGCAGCGAACCGCAATTGTCGTTGTGGCTGGAGAGACGCTGAAGCCTGATATCTATATGGAAACAGCGCAGTATCGGCTTGAAGAGGTTGAGGTAATTGACGAACGCGACCCGAAAACTGTCAGTAAAAAGAGCCTCCAAGCGGAGGAAATTACACGCTTGCCTGGCACAGGCGGTGATGTCCTTCGCGCGCTTCCAGCAATCCCCGGTATTGGTGTCGCAAACGACTTCAGCGGGGCACTCTATATTCGCGGCGGCTCCGATGAGGATAATCTCTATTACTTCGACCGGGTGCCGGTCGGTTATCCCTACCACTTCGGCGGGCTTGTCTCGTCCTTAAGCTCCGAAATTATCGATCGAATTGATGTCTATGCAGGTGGTTACGGTGCCGAGTATGGCGTGGACTCTCAAGCCGTAATTGACATTTATTCACAGGATAGCAGTCCAGCGGACCTGCGTGGGAAATTTAATCTCAATCTTCTTTATTCAGAGGGGTTGTTTCAAGGGAAGATCGGTGAGGATGGGTTCTGGTATGCCGCAGGTCGCAGAAGTTACATCGACCTATTCATTGGGTCCCTTGCATTCGAGACTGGATCAATCACTGCCTTTCCCCGTTTCTGGGATTACCAGTTGAAGGCTGGCTACGATCTCAACGAAAAACATCAGTTTTTTTTCAATCTCTTTGCCTCTGGTGACCGGTTTTCCCTGAAGTTGGATGGTGAAAATGTCGATGAGGATTTTAGAGGGAATAGCAGTTTTGAAAGCGGTTTTGAAGGCGGAGGCATCCATCTCCGTTCCTTCCTGACAGAACGTCTCACCTCCTATCTATCCCTAACCCGTTCAAAATTTCTATTTGATGTCAATTTCGGTCCAGCATTTGAGCTTGAAATTGATGCACCCAGCTATGTGCTTCGCGAGGATCTTACTTATGAACTAAACCCAAAACACCGACTGGAATCCGGGTTAATCCTCGGACTTGAACCGGGACAGGTTAATGGCACTTTTGCTCGCATACCTGATGAGGGTGAGGTTGAGTATGACATCCGGCTTGAGGAAAAAGTAGCCGTAGACGAATATGTGCGCGGGCAACGTATCGAAGGTTACCTGCAAGACAGATACGCGCTGCTGCCATTTTTATCTGTGGTGTTTGGACTCCGTTTTGATTATTTTAATCGCACTGATGAGCTCTCTATCCAACCGCGTGGCAGCCTGCTTGTAGAACTCCCCAATAGCTCCGAACTCCAATTTGCTTATGGCATTTACAACCAGACACCACTACCAGCATTGCTCTCTTCAAATGTTGGTAATCCCGCCTTAAAGTCAAGTCGCGCAAGCCACTATATCCTGGAACTCAAACGGCCGCTTTCACAAGATACAGAAATAAAAATGGCAGCCTATTACAAAGACCTCACAGGCTTGGTAACGGCTGATGAAGAAGCCACTTATCTCAATCAAGGCGTTGGCTATGCACAAGGCACCGAGATTTTTCTACGCCACCAGAGCGGGAATAAGCTTTTCGGTTGGATTTCTTACGCGTATGCGCTATCTAAACGTCGAGACCGGGCTGGCGAACCGTATCGTTTTTACTCATTTGATCAGACGCACGTTGCTACGCTCGCCGCCAGTTATAATCTTACGCCGACTTGGGAGATAGGGGCGAAGTGGCAGTATCGCACCGGAAATCCATATACACCTGTTGAAGACGCAACTCAAATCAAGGACCCGAGAAATGGAAAACCTATCTATAGCCCTGTTTATGCCGAAACCAACTCTGGTCGATTGCCTCCTTATCACAGATTAGACCTACGTGTCAGTAAAACTTTCCAATTTGGAGGGTGGCGTTTAGGGTTCTTCTTGGAACTTCTAAATGCCTACAATCGAAAAAATTTGCTGGATTTCAGATATAGTTATAGCATAGACGATACAGCGCTCGAAAATGGTGATCAATTTCCTATTGCTGATCAATTGCCTATTATTGTAGAACGCGAAGATGTCAACCAGTTGCCTATCCTTCCTTATCTTGGAATCACGGCGGAATTTTAA
- a CDS encoding phytanoyl-CoA dioxygenase family protein codes for MNPLCLEHCLSETEKQQFEENGFLIVEDAITQEMVDKLVIAVDRVGAEHLGKDELPPDAQFNLLDFVGRDESFIELLDWHKTFPKVWGILGWNIKLYHSHLIVLPPLPPEERDKPKRLGWHQDSGRLNIELEGDPRPRVSLKVAFFLTDTSVPGRGNFSVVPGSHKWNALEMPDENTADPETAISVFAKPGTAVFFDRRLWHAAGRNSSDITRKVLFYGYSYRWLQPRDNMTVEHFMERSDPIRQQILGKSTGGMGYTSPGEKDVPLRSWIQENLGSEAVVN; via the coding sequence ATGAACCCGCTATGTTTAGAACACTGTTTGAGCGAAACAGAAAAACAGCAGTTTGAAGAGAACGGTTTCTTGATAGTTGAAGATGCTATCACCCAGGAAATGGTTGATAAATTGGTCATCGCTGTTGATCGGGTTGGCGCAGAACACCTGGGCAAAGACGAGCTCCCACCCGATGCGCAATTCAACCTCCTCGATTTTGTCGGCAGAGACGAAAGCTTTATTGAACTGCTTGACTGGCATAAGACATTTCCGAAAGTCTGGGGTATTTTGGGGTGGAACATCAAACTCTATCATTCACATCTAATTGTGCTACCGCCACTACCACCGGAAGAACGAGACAAACCTAAGCGTCTCGGTTGGCACCAAGATAGTGGAAGACTCAATATCGAATTGGAGGGCGATCCGCGACCGCGTGTATCGTTGAAGGTAGCATTTTTCCTGACCGATACATCTGTGCCGGGACGCGGTAATTTTTCCGTGGTTCCGGGCAGCCACAAATGGAATGCGTTAGAGATGCCTGATGAAAATACGGCAGATCCGGAGACGGCTATATCTGTATTTGCCAAACCGGGAACGGCTGTCTTTTTCGATCGCCGATTATGGCATGCTGCGGGACGAAACAGCTCCGACATCACCCGGAAAGTGTTGTTTTACGGCTACAGTTATCGTTGGTTGCAACCGCGGGATAATATGACAGTGGAGCATTTCATGGAACGCTCCGACCCGATTCGACAGCAGATTTTAGGTAAAAGCACAGGCGGAATGGGGTATACCTCGCCCGGTGAAAAAGATGTGCCGCTTCGTTCGTGGATTCAGGAAAATCTCGGTTCTGAGGCGGTTGTGAATTAG
- a CDS encoding formylglycine-generating enzyme family protein, translating into MKALTPVVSPQGIIKKPTNTVLIPQGAFIMGTDIEDFYGTALANSEHAKLDEAPMHVRFLEAYLIEQYPVTNAEYAAFVQAADHPPPVHWKNGNFAPEDANLPVVHVNWYDSNAYAQWAGKRLPTEAEWEKACRGPDGRIYPWGNTFVPDEPESTETSQILTTHLTAAGVRPATSSPYGVGDAAGNVWEWTADWYKPYPDTKRQKSKRTTDDKHKALRGGSWLEVRDGTAERYFRCANRLHAPPDYTAGNIGFRCVREVSSGQTESVHVPVEPLVDYVKQRKLTNLHLLQKRTQKNGLKDTVIAVLLIGGAAYGIIEEPELVLGGVTAGIIGTGFLFSACVNFWRRWRAVERAKQVASESFLPFQ; encoded by the coding sequence GTGAAAGCCTTAACTCCTGTCGTTTCTCCGCAAGGTATAATTAAAAAACCTACCAACACCGTGCTCATTCCGCAGGGCGCGTTTATCATGGGCACCGATATTGAAGACTTCTACGGTACCGCCTTAGCCAATTCAGAGCATGCCAAACTCGATGAAGCACCGATGCATGTTCGTTTCCTTGAGGCATATCTCATTGAGCAGTATCCGGTAACAAACGCCGAATACGCTGCTTTTGTACAAGCGGCGGATCATCCACCACCCGTCCATTGGAAAAATGGGAACTTCGCGCCTGAAGATGCGAATTTGCCCGTCGTTCATGTGAATTGGTATGATAGCAACGCGTATGCGCAATGGGCAGGCAAACGGTTACCAACAGAAGCGGAATGGGAGAAAGCATGTCGTGGACCTGACGGGCGAATTTATCCCTGGGGCAACACTTTCGTCCCCGATGAACCGGAATCTACAGAAACCTCACAGATTTTGACGACGCATCTCACTGCCGCAGGTGTTCGTCCTGCCACATCAAGTCCTTACGGTGTCGGCGACGCTGCTGGTAATGTCTGGGAATGGACTGCAGATTGGTATAAACCATATCCTGACACAAAGCGTCAAAAGTCTAAACGGACGACAGACGATAAACATAAGGCGTTGCGTGGTGGTTCATGGTTAGAAGTGCGAGATGGCACGGCGGAGCGTTACTTTCGGTGTGCGAATCGCTTACATGCACCACCAGACTATACCGCTGGAAATATCGGTTTCCGCTGTGTGCGCGAAGTGTCGTCGGGACAAACTGAGTCGGTGCATGTGCCCGTAGAACCGCTTGTTGACTATGTAAAACAACGAAAACTAACGAATCTACATCTCCTTCAAAAACGCACACAAAAAAACGGTCTCAAAGATACGGTCATCGCTGTCCTGCTGATCGGTGGAGCGGCTTATGGTATTATTGAGGAGCCTGAGTTGGTATTAGGCGGCGTGACGGCGGGTATCATTGGCACTGGGTTTCTCTTTAGTGCATGTGTTAATTTTTGGCGGAGATGGCGCGCAGTGGAGCGAGCAAAACAGGTCGCGTCCGAAAGTTTCTTACCTTTTCAATGA